ATTTCCACTCCacataacacaaaatattagtatattttacaaacattttagtttacTCTGTATTTAACATGATACGTTTTTGAAGAAATAACACAGAAATCATGAAAAAGGGCAAtagaaacatacacaaaaagGACATCAAAAATACACATACAGGGTGAAATACAAAGAGTTAAAGTTCTTAGAATAAAGTTCACAAGTCAAGTCTCACAAGTTTCTGTGttagagaaaaaagaataacgttcttaatgtaaagaataaagtttctgatgtaaaaaaaaaagttcttgcaCTTGTAAAGAAAGTTGTGCTACAACATCTCGGATGATCAGAAGTAATGggacagcacctgagttaaatatatgagtcTCACAGCAAAAGGTCTGAATACTCAGGACCATGTGAtaattcagtttttcttttttgacaaatctgcaaaaatgtcaacaattctgtgtttttctgtcaatacgaatgctgtgtgtacatcaaaggggaaaataatgaacttaaatgattttagcaaatgcctgtaatataacaaagagtgaaaaatttaaggcggactgaatactttccgtatccactgtaaaagtatttaaagtagTTGACGATGCTGCTAGTGTGAAGTCCTGGGACTAACGTTCCTGTCTTACGCTGCTTTTGTTGGATCCAGTAGAGTTCCTGCACTACAGATCGTTAGCTACACTTCTTGAGTTAAAGCACCTGGAAGAAATCTCATAGTCTGAAGTTCTTCTGCCAATTTAGTTggaataaagtattttttttttaaataaacttcctGGACTGAAGCTCTTGAGAGAAGctttgtgttaatgttatttgtATAATGTCCCTGAAGATTGAGGGCTGTTGGGGGTGAATTAGGATAAATGGCTGCACTTGGTTTGTCTGAAACCTGAGCGAGGCTGTTATGATCCCGTGAGCTGTGTTTATGATGACTTTACATACAGATGTGTTAATGTGGTAAATCTCAGTGCTAAAGAGATAAACAGGATATGGAGTGAAGTAGAGTAAGATCAGCTGTGCTACAGACTTCAGGAGGCCTTTAACACCTGCGGCAGTCTGTTGTATTACAAAGAACGATATGCAAATAGGGCAGCGGGCCTTTTCGTTATTGTTACGTTCTCTATTGTTAAGTTGAGATAGAGCAATAAAGCCTCTATTGACATGCGGCATGTGGAGGCTGTGGGCCATCAGTGAGCGCGGCTTTATAAATCACACACTAAGAGTTTATGCGTTTGATGTAGCTCTGTTTAAATACAGAGAAAATCAATCTGAgcagaaatatataaaacaacaacaacaacaacaacaacaataataataataacagcttCAACCCTGATTATTGTTCATTAGTGCTttgttcatacacacacatgctctgtttttaacaaatatttccCCTTTTAAAGCACTTAGATATTAGTAAATATGAAAGCAGTGTAATCAATGCTGAGTTTTACTTTTGAAAGAACATTTAATCGTGGAAAGTTTTGGTGATTAAAAATGTGGTGCCTGGTTACATGTAAAACTCGGTCATTGGTTTAATGCTTTCAAGTGcataacccacacacacacacacacacacacaggaaaccaGAATGTGGCCTAAATGTCTCTGCAGGTTGTCCTGGATAACAAGGTTGTGTTTTTTaggggttttttttataaaaaggcGTAAATTTGTTACATTTGCGGCAACAATGTAACTGTTTAATGTAACACTTTTATCCGCCATGAGCTTTGATCTGCATCTTTTAATTCTTAGTGCATGATGGattaaaagaaatgtaagtaATGCCAAAATCACAGACTGAAACCAGAAAAAGACTCAAATGGCTATTAACAAGCTTAATTATTAACCACCTGGCAACCCACAGTGCCACCTCAACCCAGTCCTTTTTGTTTCTggaattacaaactgcatgaacattattaatcacaatttaaacACCACATCATTAAAGAAGATAGAAAACAACAATAAGAAGAAGTGAATCTCCGAATTAACCTGGCAACCCTTATGCAAGCATTGTTTGTCTTTGTGATTAAAGATCTAAATTCTGCTACAGATTCACATGTTGTCTATTAAACATCATTATGaggctcaaaaaaaagaaagaaagaaacaaagaaaaaaagaaaagaaaatccctAAATGCACAATTTCTTTTGAACCCAATCATGTACAGGAGTAGCAGGGGTGAGAGCAGAGCACCTGGCAACCCTGCGCTGCCACACCTTGCTGAGGGGGGAAGCCTGTCCTGGGGTTCTTCTCTTCGGTCCACTGGGTCACTGAACACAAATCATCTCCAACAGaataataactataaataatcatcatcatcccaATTAATGCAATAATagttaattatgttaaattattataatgtaatGAACTTTATAAACATCATGCTGGGATTCATTGTGTAATGTGCATgcgcctttgtgtgtgtgtgtgtgtgtgtgtgtgtgtcacatataacacacacctTTACACCTTTAAATCAATATATACCTGATTTATGTTAgagaatataataaatatataataaaacaaataaataaatattaattatcatTGAACGTAATtgatctaatatatatatatatatacataacttTATAGTATATTATACTTGTAAACAttgttttctctgtgtgtgtgtgtgtgtgtgtgtgagggggtttTAATTGCTCTCTTGCTCCTGTAGGGTTCATCAAAGCGCCGCGCGCCAACGAACACGCCCCGCCCACATCATGAATATTAATATGAGCACTGGGCGTGTCCTTGAGCATGGTCCTATAAAAGCTGTCTACCTGACTAATTCATACTGAAAAGCTGAGAGTGTGTGCATGagactgagagtgtgtgtgaggttatgAACAGTGGATTGAGTGTGAGCATCATGTCTGTCTATGAGGTAAGTGTGAGCAGTTTttagactttattattattattattattattattattattatttattgcagAAAGACATCGGGAacacttttaaatgtatttttgggGTTAAAGAacttgtttctctctttctgattCAAGATATAAATGTGATATAAATGTGATATAAATGTGCTTTATTGTCATGCCAGATATTTACACTCGTATTGCCAAAAGTGAGAAATAAGTCagaagaaaataacaggagtgaataacaaaaaagagagaatagtATAGaaagagcaaaaacaaacaaatgtatataacataaaagagtacagacatttagttgaaGTCAAAGATATAGtgactttttgtgtgtgtgtgtgtgtgtgtaagagagagagcaatCTTTAAATCTCGAGAGAGCACGAGAGAGGATGTGTGAATGTTAAGAAATTCCCgctcatttgtttaaatactcAATGCAGTTTTTCCCCTTTCTGCCGCCTGACAGTACCtaacccatgtgtgtgtgtgtttccccaaCAGACCTACGTATTTGACATGGACCTCATGAACGGCTCTGAAGGATCTGGCATGGATCTGGAAGACATGGAGGAGGTTTGTGATATCCCGGGCAACCAGGACTTCCAAAAGTACTTCCTCCCCGCTGTTTATGGAATCATCTTCATTTTAGGAATTGTGGGAAACGGACTGGTGGTGCTGGTGATGGGATTTCAGAAGAAGACCAAAAACATGACGGATAAGTACAGGCTGCACCTGTCGGTGGCCGATCTACTGTTCGTGCTGACGCTGCCGTTCTGGGCCGTGGACGCCGTGAGCTCGTGGTACTTTGGGAAGTTTATGTGCGTCGCCGTGAACATGATCTACACCGTGAACCTGTACAGCAGCGTCCTCATCCTCGCCTTCATCAGCCTGGATCGGTATTTAGCCGTAGTACGCGCGACAAACAGCCAGACGACGAGGAAGCTCCTGGCCGAGCGCGTGATCTACGTGGGGGTCTGGCTCCCGGCCATGCTCCTCACTGTTCCTGATCTGGTGTTTGCTAAAGTCGAGCAAACCAGTACTCATGCCATCTGCGATCGCTTCTACCCTAGCGACAACAACACGACGTGGAAGGCGGTGTTCCGTTTCCAGCACATCCTTGTGGGATTCGTGTTGCCCGGTTTGGTCATCCTGATCTGCTACTGCATCATCATCTCCAAGCTCTCAAAAGGCTCTAAGGGCCAGACGCTGAAGAGGAAGGCTCTGAAGACCACCATCATCCTGGTGCTGTGCTTCTTCGTCTGCTGGCTGCCCTACTGCGCCGGCATCCTGGTGGACACGCTGGTCATGATCAAGCTGATTTCGGCCGGATGCTATCTGGAGCGTGTGCTGCAGAAGTGGATCCTCATCACAGAGGCGCTCGCGTACTTCCACTGCTGCCTCAACCCCATCCTGTACGCCTTCCTGGGGGTGCGCTTCAGCAAATCGGCACGGAACGCCCTGAGCATCAACAGCAGGTCCAGCCAGAAGGTCCTCACCAAGAAGCGAGGACACGTGTCCTCGGTGTCCACCGAGTCCGAGTCCTCCAGCGTCCTCTCCAGTTAGCACAGAGGAACTcgtactgctttttttttcttcctctatcAGACTGTTTGGACAGGTTTTAAAGCATCTGAAGTTGACACTCACCTCCATGACCAAAAggactaaacttttttttaaacaactacacaatttttttaagtgcacaatgtaaaatagtttaaacactgtattcatttgttatatttatctgcaaaaaaaaatttcttggcAAGCTAAGACATTTTGTATGTCAGCAATTCAGTTTGTTTTTGGATATGTTGGACTTTAACGTGTGTTTAGACTCACGGTTTTATAACAATGCGGAGTTTTACAACCAATGCAAATTTGGTTTAAaacagaaaacctttttttgtttattagctGCAATTAGTTAATGTTAGCAAAGATTAGCCAAAAGCTAcaatccagatgttttttttttcacatgaatGTATAACTGTTTACTAGTGAAATCTGTTAAAATCATAGGTTTATCCTTTAGGTTTAGATTCCAGTTCAGTCTTTAGTCAGTTAGAGCACAAATCACCTGCTTCCTAGTGtacatgaggtgtgtgtgtgtgtgtgtgtgtgtgtgtgtgtgtgtgtgtgtgttctctcacACTGTAAATATGGTGTACATAGTTTAAACGTGTGTCTGCACTTattctttttcctttaattttttgCTGTTGatctatttattaaagaaacagtAGCTCACACTGATCCTTTAGCGTGATGGTGTTTTTGAAGTGACTCGTTGTTCT
The DNA window shown above is from Clarias gariepinus isolate MV-2021 ecotype Netherlands chromosome 5, CGAR_prim_01v2, whole genome shotgun sequence and carries:
- the cxcr4b gene encoding C-X-C chemokine receptor type 4b; the encoded protein is MNSGLSVSIMSVYETYVFDMDLMNGSEGSGMDLEDMEEVCDIPGNQDFQKYFLPAVYGIIFILGIVGNGLVVLVMGFQKKTKNMTDKYRLHLSVADLLFVLTLPFWAVDAVSSWYFGKFMCVAVNMIYTVNLYSSVLILAFISLDRYLAVVRATNSQTTRKLLAERVIYVGVWLPAMLLTVPDLVFAKVEQTSTHAICDRFYPSDNNTTWKAVFRFQHILVGFVLPGLVILICYCIIISKLSKGSKGQTLKRKALKTTIILVLCFFVCWLPYCAGILVDTLVMIKLISAGCYLERVLQKWILITEALAYFHCCLNPILYAFLGVRFSKSARNALSINSRSSQKVLTKKRGHVSSVSTESESSSVLSS